One Numida meleagris isolate 19003 breed g44 Domestic line chromosome 6, NumMel1.0, whole genome shotgun sequence genomic region harbors:
- the NKX2-1 gene encoding homeobox protein Nkx-2.1 produces the protein MLHALNSWRSNWACAAEGRRIMSMSPKHTTPFSVSDILSPLEESYKKVGMEGSNLGAPLSAYRQSQVSQPAMQQHPMGHNGTVTAAYHMTAAGVPQLSHATMGGYCNGNLGNMSELPPYQDTMRNSASATGWYGTNPDPRFSSISRFMAPSSGMNMGGMGGLSSLGDVSKSMAPLQSTPRRKRRVLFSQAQVYELERRFKQQKYLSAPEREHLASMIHLTPTQVKIWFQNHRYKMKRQAKDKAAQQQMQQENGSCQQQQSPRRVAVPVLVKDGKPCQAGSNTPTAAIQSHPQQAATTITVATNGNSLGQHQSHQTNSAGQSPDMGQHSASPSSLQSQVSSLSHLNSSTSDYGTAMSCSTLLYGRTW, from the exons ATGCTCCACGCCCTGAACAGCTGGAGGAGCAACTGGGCGTGCGCTGCAGAGGG ccgCCGAATCATGTCGATGAGCCCAAAGCATACGACTCCTTTCTCAGTGTCTGACATCTTGAGTCCTTTGGAGGAAAGCTACAAGAAAGTGGGCATGGAGGGCAGTAACTTGGGGGCTCCCTTGTCAGCCTACAGACAGTCTCAGGTTTCGCAGCCGGCCATGCAGCAACACCCCATGGGCCACAACGGAACGGTGACTGCCGCCTACCATATGACAGCGGCAGGGGTCCCCCAGCTCTCCCACGCTACTATGGGGGGCTACTGCAATGGGAACCTGGGCAACATGAGCGAGCTCCCGCCTTACCAGGACACCATGCGGAACAGCGCTTCAGCGACAGGATGGTACGGCACCAACCCGGACCCCCGCTTCTCCTCAA TCTCCCGCTTCATGGCGCCGTCCTCGGGCATGAACATGGGCGGCATGGGCGGCCTGAGCTCCCTGGGGGACGTGAGCAAGAGCATGGCCCCTCTGCAGAGCACGCCGCGGAGGAAACGGAGGGTCCTGTTTTCCCAGGCCCAGGTTTACGAGCTGGAGAGACGtttcaagcagcagaaataccTCTCCGCCCCCGAGAGGGAACATTTAGCCAGCATGATCCACCTCACCCCGACTCAGGTCAAAATCTGGTTCCAGAACCACCGCTACAAGATGAAGCGGCAGGCCAAAGACAAGGCTGCGCAGCAGCAGATGCAACAGGAGAACggctcctgccagcagcagcagtccccCAGGAGGGTGGCGGTGCCGGTACTGGTGAAGGATGGCAAGCCCTGCCAGGCGGGCTCCAACACCCCCACCGCAGCCATCCAGAGCCACCCGCAGCAAGCGGCCACGACCATCACGGTGGCCACCAATGGCAACAGCCTCGGACAGCATCAGAGCCATCAGACAAACAGTGCGGGGCAGTCTCCCGACATGGGACAGCACTCGGCCAGcccttcctccctgcagagccaAGTCTCCAGTTTGTCTCACCTGAACTCTTCCACTTCTGACTATGGCACTGCCATGTCCTGCTCCACCTTACTATACGGTAGGACCTGGTGA